A window of the Henckelia pumila isolate YLH828 chromosome 3, ASM3356847v2, whole genome shotgun sequence genome harbors these coding sequences:
- the LOC140889449 gene encoding uncharacterized protein: MASYEALYGRRCRTPLHWDKLGERAVLGPEIVTQTIDMIAKIRDRMLTAQSRQKSYADQRCRDLEFEVGLFEILEKVGARAYRVALPPNLESVKNVFHISMLRKYVANPSHVIHHEPVEWTPDLSYEEMPVQILDIQVRRLRNREILMVKILWCNQLVEEATWETKQDIRARYPQLFVLKFFMSGIDSFQKKIFLGEGESFKVEKIRKGGFLRCLCITALEIAQLA, encoded by the exons ATGGCTTCgtatgaggctttgtatgggagAAGATGTAGAACACCCTTACACTGGGATAAATTAGGAGAGAGAGCTGTTTTGGGTCCAGAGATAGTGACTCAGACAATTGATATGATAGCCAAGATCAGGGACAGAATGTTGACAGCCCAAAGCCGACAGAAGAGTTATGCCGATCAGCGGTgtagagatttggagtttgaagtag GACTTTTCGAGATCCTAGAGAAAGTTGGGGCTCGAGCTTACCGAGTAGCTTTACCTCCAAACTTGGAGAGTGTAAAAAATGTATTCCATATCTCCATGCTAAGGAAGTATGTGGCGAATCCTTCTCATGTTATTCACCATGAGCCAGTGGAATGGACGCCAGACTTGTCCTACGAGGAGATGCCTGTTCAAATCTTGGACATACAAGTTCGTAGGTTGAGGAACAGAGAGATCCTGATGGTGAAGATTCTATGGTGCAACCAATTGGTTGAGGAAGCTACATGGGAAACCAAGCAGGATATTCGAGCACGCTACCCTCAGCTGTTTg ttttgaagtttttcatGTCCGGGATTGATtcctttcaaaagaaaatatttttgggtgAAGGAGAATCTTTTAAAGTTGAGAAAATCAGAAAGGGAGGGTTTTTGAGGTGTCTGTGCATCACTGCCTTGGAAATTGCACAGCTCGCTTGA
- the LOC140892451 gene encoding uncharacterized protein isoform X1, which translates to MYGYYFIGIRSTEIIKVDIILVSGLSISSTTAMAAAEEDRFSLRVMTVKGRNKVLYAEIDCDFADVLFSFLTLPLGKIMRLLIQHYGNNAPILGSLKSLYVGLENLDSCHFWTEAGKLMLLDPRNSSEIQCSRLKLQIYDIDPMQCFVCRNGTCASMHHRVKCVCLNPNSSSTTMKRFIEIEHRSGDKGVFTVQTASFLLTDNLMVLPDSPISLLWLFKLYGIEDTNVLEERTLIVGLKEIMELLKGSLVSSTPLTDIFLGISTVASTFKTRKEYLMSAIPEPDDLSSTPMKINVKVVVQSSTNRILLAQTREDFVDFLFSLLTIPLGSVQSLLDNKTCFWSINNLYRSISNLEIGEHIKSEETVDRLLEPELPLYYLSSSQIFPLGEQSSPELYRLFNSNRIKYFESTPRDVWHEMNMIDPTGKDCFVKGPTTFTVTDDLVVSIPSSTSMISILNQMKIPLSDVEVQELDIGIEEALSLLRASLISTQALTDGLKPFLKTQPRDQK; encoded by the exons ATGTATGGATACTATTTTATAGGTATAAGATCAACAGAAATTATCAAGGTTGATATCATCTTAGTCTCTGGTTTATCGATTTCTTCAACTACAGCCATGGCTGCTGCAGAGGAGGATCGATTCTCTCTGAGAGTCATGACGGTCAAAGGAAGAAACAAAGTTTTATATGCTGAAATAGATTGCGATTTTGCCGATGTTTTATTTAGTTTCTTGACTTTGCCACTTGGAAAAATAATGAGACTCCTCATCCAGCACTATGGAAACAACGCACCAATTCTtggaagtttgaaatctttgtATGTGGGTTTAGAGAATTTGGATAGCTGCCATTTCTGGACAGAGGCGGGAAAACTGATGCTGCTCGATCCAAGAAATTCATCTGAAATTCAATGTAGCAGACTAAAACTCCAGATTTATGATATTGACCCCATGCAGTGCTTTGTCTGCCGGAACGGGACTTGTGCAAGCATGCACCATAGGGTGAAATGCGTTTGTTTAAACCCAAATTCATCAAGTACAACGATGAAGAGATTTATTGAAATTGAACACCGAAGTGGAGACAAAGGTGTCTTCACAGTGCAAACAGCATCCTTTCTTTTAACTGATAATCTGATGGTTCTACCTGATTCGCCGATATCGCTTTTATGGCTTTTTAAATTATATGGTATTGAAGACACGAATGTACTCGAGGAAAGAACTCTTATAGTTGGTTTGAAAGAG ATAATGGAACTGCTCAAGGGATCATTAGTTTCCAGTACTCCATTAACAGATATCTTTCTTGGTATTAGTACGGTGGCTTCTACTTTTAAAACAAGAAAGGAGTACTTGATGTCGGCTATCCCTGAACCAGATGATTTGTCATCTACTCCCATGAAGATTAATGTAAAGGTCGTTGTCCAATCTTCAACTAATAGGATTCTGTTAGCTCAAACCCGGGAAGACTTTGTTGATTTTCTTTTTAGTTTGCTCACCATTCCCTTAGGAAGTGTTCAGTCTCTGTTGGACAACAAAACTTGTTTTTGGAGCATAAATAATTTATACAGGAGCATATCTAATTTGGAAATAGGAGAGCATATAAAGTCTGAGGAGACGGTGGATAGACTACTGGAACCCGAACTTCCTCTATATTATCTTTCCTCCAGCCAGATTTTCCCTCTTGGGGAACAAAGCTCTCCTGAATTATATCGGTTATTCAATAGTAATAGGATTAAATATTTTGAATCTACTCCAAGAGATGTCTGGCATGAAATGAACATGATTGACCCAACAGGCAAAGACTGTTTTGTTAAAGGGCCCACAACTTTTACGGTGACGGATGATTTGGTCGTGTCAATTCCATCTTCAACCTCCATGATTTCCATTCTTAACCAGATGAAAATTCCTCTATCTGATGTCGAGGTACAGGAGCTTGACATCGGTATAGAAGAG GCTTTAAGCTTACTGAGGGCCTCTCTTATTTCAACTCAAGCTTTAACCGACGGTCTCAAACCATTCTTAAAGACGCAACCAAGAGACCAGAAGTGA
- the LOC140892451 gene encoding uncharacterized protein isoform X2: protein MAAAEEDRFSLRVMTVKGRNKVLYAEIDCDFADVLFSFLTLPLGKIMRLLIQHYGNNAPILGSLKSLYVGLENLDSCHFWTEAGKLMLLDPRNSSEIQCSRLKLQIYDIDPMQCFVCRNGTCASMHHRVKCVCLNPNSSSTTMKRFIEIEHRSGDKGVFTVQTASFLLTDNLMVLPDSPISLLWLFKLYGIEDTNVLEERTLIVGLKEIMELLKGSLVSSTPLTDIFLGISTVASTFKTRKEYLMSAIPEPDDLSSTPMKINVKVVVQSSTNRILLAQTREDFVDFLFSLLTIPLGSVQSLLDNKTCFWSINNLYRSISNLEIGEHIKSEETVDRLLEPELPLYYLSSSQIFPLGEQSSPELYRLFNSNRIKYFESTPRDVWHEMNMIDPTGKDCFVKGPTTFTVTDDLVVSIPSSTSMISILNQMKIPLSDVEVQELDIGIEEALSLLRASLISTQALTDGLKPFLKTQPRDQK, encoded by the exons ATGGCTGCTGCAGAGGAGGATCGATTCTCTCTGAGAGTCATGACGGTCAAAGGAAGAAACAAAGTTTTATATGCTGAAATAGATTGCGATTTTGCCGATGTTTTATTTAGTTTCTTGACTTTGCCACTTGGAAAAATAATGAGACTCCTCATCCAGCACTATGGAAACAACGCACCAATTCTtggaagtttgaaatctttgtATGTGGGTTTAGAGAATTTGGATAGCTGCCATTTCTGGACAGAGGCGGGAAAACTGATGCTGCTCGATCCAAGAAATTCATCTGAAATTCAATGTAGCAGACTAAAACTCCAGATTTATGATATTGACCCCATGCAGTGCTTTGTCTGCCGGAACGGGACTTGTGCAAGCATGCACCATAGGGTGAAATGCGTTTGTTTAAACCCAAATTCATCAAGTACAACGATGAAGAGATTTATTGAAATTGAACACCGAAGTGGAGACAAAGGTGTCTTCACAGTGCAAACAGCATCCTTTCTTTTAACTGATAATCTGATGGTTCTACCTGATTCGCCGATATCGCTTTTATGGCTTTTTAAATTATATGGTATTGAAGACACGAATGTACTCGAGGAAAGAACTCTTATAGTTGGTTTGAAAGAG ATAATGGAACTGCTCAAGGGATCATTAGTTTCCAGTACTCCATTAACAGATATCTTTCTTGGTATTAGTACGGTGGCTTCTACTTTTAAAACAAGAAAGGAGTACTTGATGTCGGCTATCCCTGAACCAGATGATTTGTCATCTACTCCCATGAAGATTAATGTAAAGGTCGTTGTCCAATCTTCAACTAATAGGATTCTGTTAGCTCAAACCCGGGAAGACTTTGTTGATTTTCTTTTTAGTTTGCTCACCATTCCCTTAGGAAGTGTTCAGTCTCTGTTGGACAACAAAACTTGTTTTTGGAGCATAAATAATTTATACAGGAGCATATCTAATTTGGAAATAGGAGAGCATATAAAGTCTGAGGAGACGGTGGATAGACTACTGGAACCCGAACTTCCTCTATATTATCTTTCCTCCAGCCAGATTTTCCCTCTTGGGGAACAAAGCTCTCCTGAATTATATCGGTTATTCAATAGTAATAGGATTAAATATTTTGAATCTACTCCAAGAGATGTCTGGCATGAAATGAACATGATTGACCCAACAGGCAAAGACTGTTTTGTTAAAGGGCCCACAACTTTTACGGTGACGGATGATTTGGTCGTGTCAATTCCATCTTCAACCTCCATGATTTCCATTCTTAACCAGATGAAAATTCCTCTATCTGATGTCGAGGTACAGGAGCTTGACATCGGTATAGAAGAG GCTTTAAGCTTACTGAGGGCCTCTCTTATTTCAACTCAAGCTTTAACCGACGGTCTCAAACCATTCTTAAAGACGCAACCAAGAGACCAGAAGTGA
- the LOC140892451 gene encoding uncharacterized protein isoform X3, with the protein MLLDPRNSSEIQCSRLKLQIYDIDPMQCFVCRNGTCASMHHRVKCVCLNPNSSSTTMKRFIEIEHRSGDKGVFTVQTASFLLTDNLMVLPDSPISLLWLFKLYGIEDTNVLEERTLIVGLKEIMELLKGSLVSSTPLTDIFLGISTVASTFKTRKEYLMSAIPEPDDLSSTPMKINVKVVVQSSTNRILLAQTREDFVDFLFSLLTIPLGSVQSLLDNKTCFWSINNLYRSISNLEIGEHIKSEETVDRLLEPELPLYYLSSSQIFPLGEQSSPELYRLFNSNRIKYFESTPRDVWHEMNMIDPTGKDCFVKGPTTFTVTDDLVVSIPSSTSMISILNQMKIPLSDVEVQELDIGIEEALSLLRASLISTQALTDGLKPFLKTQPRDQK; encoded by the exons ATGCTGCTCGATCCAAGAAATTCATCTGAAATTCAATGTAGCAGACTAAAACTCCAGATTTATGATATTGACCCCATGCAGTGCTTTGTCTGCCGGAACGGGACTTGTGCAAGCATGCACCATAGGGTGAAATGCGTTTGTTTAAACCCAAATTCATCAAGTACAACGATGAAGAGATTTATTGAAATTGAACACCGAAGTGGAGACAAAGGTGTCTTCACAGTGCAAACAGCATCCTTTCTTTTAACTGATAATCTGATGGTTCTACCTGATTCGCCGATATCGCTTTTATGGCTTTTTAAATTATATGGTATTGAAGACACGAATGTACTCGAGGAAAGAACTCTTATAGTTGGTTTGAAAGAG ATAATGGAACTGCTCAAGGGATCATTAGTTTCCAGTACTCCATTAACAGATATCTTTCTTGGTATTAGTACGGTGGCTTCTACTTTTAAAACAAGAAAGGAGTACTTGATGTCGGCTATCCCTGAACCAGATGATTTGTCATCTACTCCCATGAAGATTAATGTAAAGGTCGTTGTCCAATCTTCAACTAATAGGATTCTGTTAGCTCAAACCCGGGAAGACTTTGTTGATTTTCTTTTTAGTTTGCTCACCATTCCCTTAGGAAGTGTTCAGTCTCTGTTGGACAACAAAACTTGTTTTTGGAGCATAAATAATTTATACAGGAGCATATCTAATTTGGAAATAGGAGAGCATATAAAGTCTGAGGAGACGGTGGATAGACTACTGGAACCCGAACTTCCTCTATATTATCTTTCCTCCAGCCAGATTTTCCCTCTTGGGGAACAAAGCTCTCCTGAATTATATCGGTTATTCAATAGTAATAGGATTAAATATTTTGAATCTACTCCAAGAGATGTCTGGCATGAAATGAACATGATTGACCCAACAGGCAAAGACTGTTTTGTTAAAGGGCCCACAACTTTTACGGTGACGGATGATTTGGTCGTGTCAATTCCATCTTCAACCTCCATGATTTCCATTCTTAACCAGATGAAAATTCCTCTATCTGATGTCGAGGTACAGGAGCTTGACATCGGTATAGAAGAG GCTTTAAGCTTACTGAGGGCCTCTCTTATTTCAACTCAAGCTTTAACCGACGGTCTCAAACCATTCTTAAAGACGCAACCAAGAGACCAGAAGTGA